The Aequorivita sublithincola DSM 14238 genome window below encodes:
- a CDS encoding DUF4252 domain-containing protein, with translation MGFAKYFLTFLLGLVALSSCSDTSLQKYLVEKQDDDKFVKMDIAASLLQGKNSNFTQEEKDILSTIKKVNVVAYPIKENDTADFEKERNELKSILDQDQYKELTRIKSNDWNATLKYTGEEDAIDEVIVFASDNNRGFAVFRLLGKNMRPDQMLKLMKSAENGDLDLSKLEGFGKIFKD, from the coding sequence ATGGGATTTGCAAAATACTTTTTAACCTTTTTATTGGGTTTGGTAGCATTGTCGTCGTGTAGTGATACATCTTTACAGAAATACTTAGTAGAGAAGCAAGATGACGATAAGTTTGTGAAAATGGACATCGCGGCTAGTTTACTTCAAGGTAAAAACAGTAATTTTACACAAGAAGAAAAGGATATTCTAAGCACAATCAAAAAAGTGAATGTTGTTGCTTATCCAATAAAAGAGAACGATACGGCAGATTTTGAAAAAGAAAGAAACGAATTAAAATCTATTTTAGATCAAGACCAATATAAAGAACTCACGCGAATTAAAAGTAACGATTGGAACGCCACGCTTAAATACACAGGAGAAGAGGATGCAATTGACGAAGTAATTGTTTTTGCGAGTGACAACAACCGCGGCTTCGCAGTTTTCAGATTGTTGGGTAAAAATATGCGTCCCGATCAGATGCTAAAATTGATGAAATCTGCTGAAAACGGAGATTTGGACCTTTCTAAGCTAGAAGGTTTTGGCAAAATATTTAAAGATTAA
- a CDS encoding DUF4252 domain-containing protein translates to MKKIAIVIALAIAPMVSWAQNAFDSFENEKDVTSVVVTKNMFKLLSKMDLNSSDPEAQAYLKMVNDLDNIKIFTTDNPSVGKKMDDAVSKYISTSKNLGELMRVKDDDKNIKFYSKEGKSENFVSELLMHLDGIVDGKPMTVIMSITGNIDLKQISKLTADLKIPGSEELKNSDKNKKQ, encoded by the coding sequence ATGAAAAAAATAGCAATAGTAATAGCACTGGCAATAGCGCCAATGGTTTCTTGGGCACAGAACGCTTTTGATTCCTTTGAAAACGAAAAAGATGTAACCTCAGTAGTGGTTACCAAAAATATGTTTAAACTTTTAAGCAAGATGGATTTAAACTCATCAGACCCAGAAGCACAAGCATATCTTAAGATGGTAAATGACCTTGATAATATTAAAATTTTCACTACAGACAATCCTAGCGTGGGGAAAAAGATGGACGATGCGGTTTCAAAGTATATTTCAACTTCCAAGAATTTAGGCGAGTTGATGCGTGTAAAAGATGATGATAAAAACATTAAATTTTACAGCAAAGAAGGTAAGAGTGAAAACTTCGTTAGTGAACTCTTGATGCACCTTGACGGTATTGTGGACGGAAAACCAATGACCGTAATTATGAGCATCACAGGAAACATAGATTTGAAACAAATTTCGAAATTGACGGCAGACTTAAAAATTCCGGGCAGCGAAGAATTGAAAAATTCAGATAAAAACAAAAAACAATAA
- a CDS encoding RNA polymerase sigma factor, with protein MDKTEFITIVMPFKDRLYRLAKRILVSNDEAEDAVQEVFLKLWKGKQNIENYKNPEAFAITMTKNYCLDRLKSKQASNLKIVHSNYQNSENVEKIIEANDGVEIVFKIMETLPEQQKIILQLRDVEQFEFSEIAKMLDSNETAIRVALSRARKTVKDAMIKKYNYGIS; from the coding sequence ATGGACAAAACCGAATTCATAACTATAGTAATGCCTTTTAAAGATAGGCTTTACCGTTTGGCGAAAAGAATCCTGGTTTCCAACGACGAAGCTGAAGATGCTGTGCAAGAAGTTTTTTTGAAATTGTGGAAAGGAAAACAAAATATTGAGAATTATAAAAATCCTGAAGCATTTGCCATAACAATGACTAAAAATTATTGTTTGGATAGATTGAAGTCAAAACAAGCTTCAAATTTGAAAATTGTGCATAGCAATTATCAAAATTCAGAAAATGTTGAAAAAATTATTGAAGCCAACGATGGAGTGGAAATAGTTTTCAAAATAATGGAAACCTTGCCAGAGCAACAGAAAATAATACTTCAACTGAGAGATGTAGAACAGTTTGAGTTTTCAGAAATAGCAAAAATGCTTGACAGTAACGAAACAGCAATAAGAGTAGCGCTTTCCCGCGCTCGAAAAACAGTTAAAGATGCAATGATTAAAAAATACAATTATGGAATCAGTTAA
- a CDS encoding S41 family peptidase → MKIKFFIPLLALSLLLTSCFEDMDDNIQPATTIDIQNFIYRGLNYYYLYKADTPELANDVFGNQAELNDFLNNYETPESLFDYLLSSQDRFSNLFSDFRVIEDALNGISLSNGMEYGLVFYPDNSGNVFGYVRYVSPNTDAEAKGLQRGDLFTTVDGQQITDKNFMNLFTPNSYTIGLATSDGTNFLPTGETVALTKAEYNENPVFKVKTIDVNGEKIGYLMYNSFIRNYDIQLNDAFAKFKADGVTNLVVDLRYNGGGAVETATDLASMITGQFNGQVFYKEFWNADRQAANASDGLFDGSISNGAPTNSLNLSNVYILTTRRTASASELVINGLKPYINTVQVGDLTTGKFQASFLLYDAPAPNFSRQQANPSHYYAMLPLVFKTSNAVGNTDYGDGLFPEILLRENYFDLGQLGDENEPLLAAALFKIAGRPILVSKAFNELEEISDSNASSPINGKMIAN, encoded by the coding sequence ATGAAAATAAAATTTTTCATTCCTTTACTTGCGCTTTCTCTTCTTCTAACCTCCTGTTTTGAAGATATGGACGATAATATTCAACCTGCTACAACCATTGATATTCAGAATTTTATTTATCGAGGATTAAATTATTATTATCTCTATAAAGCTGATACTCCAGAACTTGCAAACGATGTTTTTGGAAATCAAGCCGAGCTCAATGATTTTTTGAATAATTATGAAACGCCTGAGTCGTTGTTTGATTATTTACTTTCGTCTCAGGATCGTTTTAGCAATCTTTTTAGTGATTTTAGGGTGATTGAAGATGCGCTTAACGGAATAAGCCTAAGTAACGGCATGGAATACGGTCTTGTTTTTTATCCAGATAATAGCGGAAATGTTTTTGGATACGTGCGATACGTTTCTCCAAACACAGATGCCGAAGCCAAAGGTTTGCAGCGTGGGGACCTTTTTACAACTGTTGATGGTCAACAAATTACGGACAAAAATTTTATGAACCTTTTCACTCCTAATAGTTATACCATTGGTTTAGCTACTTCTGACGGCACCAATTTTTTACCAACTGGTGAAACGGTTGCATTAACCAAAGCCGAATACAACGAAAACCCTGTTTTTAAAGTGAAAACAATTGACGTGAACGGTGAAAAAATTGGTTATTTGATGTACAATAGCTTTATTAGAAATTATGATATTCAGCTAAATGATGCTTTTGCGAAATTTAAAGCAGATGGTGTTACCAACCTTGTTGTGGATCTTCGCTATAACGGTGGCGGCGCGGTGGAAACTGCGACGGATTTGGCGAGTATGATTACTGGACAGTTTAATGGACAAGTTTTTTATAAAGAATTTTGGAATGCCGATCGCCAAGCTGCAAACGCAAGCGACGGTCTTTTTGATGGTTCAATCAGTAATGGAGCGCCAACGAACAGTCTTAATCTAAGTAACGTTTACATTTTGACTACGCGAAGAACGGCTTCTGCTAGCGAGTTGGTAATTAATGGACTAAAACCATATATAAATACAGTGCAAGTAGGAGATTTAACTACTGGAAAGTTTCAAGCTTCTTTTCTGCTATATGATGCTCCCGCTCCAAACTTTAGCAGACAACAAGCAAATCCATCACATTATTACGCAATGCTACCATTGGTTTTCAAAACATCAAATGCAGTTGGAAATACAGATTATGGCGATGGATTATTCCCAGAAATTCTTTTAAGGGAAAATTATTTTGACCTTGGCCAGCTTGGTGATGAAAACGAACCACTTCTTGCCGCAGCTCTTTTTAAAATTGCTGGAAGGCCGATACTGGTTAGTAAAGCTTTTAATGAGTTAGAAGAGATTTCTGATAGTAATGCAAGTTCTCCTATTAACGGAAAAATGATTGCCAACTAG
- a CDS encoding acyl-CoA thioesterase, producing MNVEERISKSETSIFKAVFPNTTNHYDTLFGGTAMQLMDEVAFITATRFSRQRMVTVSSDRIDFTKPIPAGTIVELVGKVSYLGSTSLKVKVNIYIEEMYTYRREKAVTGEFTFVAIDENKNPVKVLK from the coding sequence ATGAACGTAGAGGAAAGAATTTCAAAATCTGAAACTAGCATATTTAAAGCCGTTTTTCCAAACACAACAAACCATTACGACACACTTTTTGGAGGGACCGCAATGCAACTTATGGACGAAGTAGCTTTTATTACAGCCACTCGTTTTAGCAGACAACGAATGGTAACAGTATCATCAGACCGTATAGATTTCACCAAACCTATTCCGGCAGGAACTATTGTTGAACTGGTAGGGAAAGTTTCCTATTTGGGAAGCACTAGTTTAAAGGTGAAAGTAAATATATACATTGAAGAAATGTACACTTATAGACGTGAAAAAGCAGTCACAGGTGAATTCACTTTCGTCGCCATTGATGAAAATAAAAACCCAGTAAAAGTTCTAAAATGA
- a CDS encoding PAS domain-containing protein translates to MANYNLWNMKGLDIFLQSLNETERKKYIAGIQPKSCISPLMSWGISSEFFTPSTLLQSQKEDSETLLRLANQFQWKINFSEIINRSYDALVVTDVSQKIIWTNPGFFKMTGYSESYAIGKRPSFLQGKETSTETKVAIREKIQLDKPFIQKILNYKKDQEEYWCQIQIFPIKTNGITTHYLALETEML, encoded by the coding sequence ATGGCAAATTACAATTTATGGAATATGAAGGGATTAGACATATTTCTACAATCCTTAAATGAAACAGAGCGTAAAAAGTATATTGCAGGTATTCAACCTAAATCTTGTATATCCCCTTTAATGAGTTGGGGAATATCTTCCGAATTTTTCACACCATCAACGCTTTTACAGTCCCAAAAAGAAGATAGTGAAACGCTTTTACGCTTGGCAAATCAATTTCAATGGAAAATAAATTTTTCTGAAATAATAAACAGAAGTTATGATGCGCTTGTTGTTACAGATGTTTCACAAAAAATTATTTGGACCAATCCCGGGTTTTTTAAAATGACAGGATATTCTGAAAGCTACGCCATAGGAAAAAGACCGTCGTTTTTGCAGGGCAAGGAAACTTCAACAGAAACAAAAGTTGCAATTCGAGAAAAAATTCAATTGGACAAACCCTTCATTCAGAAAATATTGAATTATAAAAAGGACCAAGAAGAGTACTGGTGCCAAATTCAAATTTTTCCAATAAAAACAAACGGCATAACTACGCACTATTTAGCGTTAGAAACTGAAATGTTATGA
- a CDS encoding YncE family protein yields MKKLFFMAFGVLLLNACSSDDDTPIEYIPEAFENGILITNEGPFNNGSGTITYVSNDFATVAQNIYRTKNGKELGNIVQSMGFQNDNAYIVVSNSQKITIANRYTFQSVDSITTGLNNPRYFIGADGNKGYVSNWGDPNDNSDDYISVMDLRNNTISATIPVAFGPEKMVAYNNRIYVAHQGAYGQNNLVSVIFGNTVESTITVGDVPNSMVISGNDLYVLCGGNPSYAGTETAGSLVKIDLSTGQVSQTYTFETTQHPNSLTIDATNLLYNLDGKVYKVNTASISLPGTGIIDGFFYTLQAKNGRLYATDAKDFASKGSLNIYDLSTNQLVQDFQTGIIPGGIYFND; encoded by the coding sequence ATGAAAAAATTATTTTTTATGGCCTTTGGAGTCTTACTATTGAATGCTTGTAGCAGTGATGACGACACGCCCATTGAATACATCCCAGAAGCCTTTGAAAACGGTATCCTTATAACTAATGAAGGACCATTCAACAACGGAAGCGGAACAATAACGTATGTTTCAAATGATTTTGCTACAGTAGCTCAGAATATTTATAGAACAAAAAACGGCAAGGAATTGGGCAATATTGTTCAGTCTATGGGCTTTCAGAATGATAATGCTTATATAGTTGTTAGTAATTCTCAAAAAATCACGATTGCAAATCGTTATACTTTTCAAAGTGTGGATTCTATAACCACTGGCTTAAACAATCCTCGATATTTTATAGGCGCAGATGGCAACAAGGGTTATGTTAGCAATTGGGGTGATCCAAATGACAATTCTGATGATTATATCTCTGTTATGGATTTAAGAAATAATACTATTTCAGCAACTATTCCTGTTGCTTTCGGACCTGAAAAGATGGTTGCGTATAATAACAGGATTTATGTGGCGCATCAAGGTGCTTATGGGCAGAATAATTTAGTATCTGTAATTTTTGGGAATACTGTTGAAAGTACAATTACTGTGGGTGATGTTCCCAACTCAATGGTGATTTCTGGGAATGATTTGTATGTGCTATGTGGAGGAAATCCTAGCTATGCAGGTACCGAAACCGCTGGTTCCTTAGTGAAAATTGATCTTTCAACTGGTCAAGTTTCGCAAACGTATACTTTTGAAACAACCCAACACCCAAACAGCTTAACAATTGATGCAACCAACCTTTTATACAATCTTGACGGAAAAGTTTATAAAGTAAATACCGCTTCTATTTCTTTGCCGGGAACAGGAATTATTGATGGTTTCTTTTATACGCTACAAGCAAAAAACGGAAGACTTTACGCTACTGACGCAAAAGATTTCGCGAGTAAAGGTTCTTTGAATATTTACGATTTGTCGACCAATCAATTAGTACAGGATTTCCAGACGGGTATTATTCCTGGAGGAATTTATTTTAACGATTAG
- a CDS encoding TonB-dependent receptor yields MKQNVFHIIFMLLLCTASAFAQLDSIQQLPEVMLTDAKLVQFSKGFKLEKLNDSVIERNSSSLTETLRYNSSIYFKENGFGMVSSPSFRGTNAAQTAVIWNGININSVFTGQIDFNTISPLNYNEIAIRSGGGGVQYGSGAVGGSIHLNNSYSFKKIDTTKIGLRYGSFSSLGGNASTTQTWGDHYLNVGVDFISSENDYDYVGKNKTNNHGQFVRFSAKVNEARKLKRGVATWNSEYTYNDRNFSGSLNTNGRDAYKDIATRNLWQLQRKLGVFNTKASVAHLFEQYNYFPDSEKPFSTGGKANTFIGAFQSEILLQKKLRINGKVEYTYVDAEGENVGDNSRKTFAAVVLLNHKLSEKFNYGINLRQEFLNDFDNPLLFSADAKYSFSKNYILRLNGSKNYRIPTFNDLYWYAGGNFELKPETSYQIELGQEFSVGKLKADVAAYYISSKDLIKWIPGNGGLWQPENINKTRNYGVEVTLDYSLKFSKTQSLSINGNYSYTKAEDLEKEKQLIYVPFHKAAGSMKYNLKNFSAYIQGLFNGEAYTTTDNSEIVDSYAVLNFGAQYTLPFNPNITFGGRLKNVFNVYYENVAYRPMPSRNFEIFLNLNI; encoded by the coding sequence ATGAAACAAAACGTTTTCCATATTATATTCATGCTATTATTGTGCACGGCTTCTGCATTTGCGCAACTGGACAGTATTCAGCAATTGCCGGAAGTGATGCTTACGGATGCTAAACTCGTCCAATTTTCAAAAGGTTTCAAGCTTGAAAAACTTAACGATTCTGTGATTGAGCGGAATTCTTCCTCTTTAACCGAAACGCTTCGATACAATTCTTCTATATATTTTAAAGAAAACGGCTTCGGAATGGTTTCATCACCTTCTTTCCGTGGAACGAATGCCGCGCAAACTGCTGTTATTTGGAATGGTATAAACATCAATTCAGTCTTTACAGGGCAAATAGATTTTAATACGATTTCTCCATTAAATTATAACGAAATTGCTATTAGAAGCGGTGGTGGAGGGGTGCAATACGGAAGCGGTGCTGTTGGCGGAAGTATTCATTTAAACAATTCGTATTCCTTTAAAAAAATTGATACTACTAAAATTGGTTTGCGATACGGAAGTTTTTCAAGCCTTGGTGGAAATGCGAGCACAACACAAACTTGGGGAGATCATTACTTAAATGTGGGTGTAGATTTTATCAGTTCTGAAAATGATTATGATTACGTAGGAAAGAATAAAACAAACAATCACGGCCAATTTGTACGGTTTTCAGCAAAAGTGAATGAAGCCAGAAAGCTGAAACGCGGCGTTGCGACTTGGAATTCGGAATACACTTATAACGACCGCAATTTTTCTGGAAGTTTAAACACAAATGGGAGGGATGCTTATAAAGACATTGCAACCCGAAATCTTTGGCAATTACAGCGAAAACTTGGTGTTTTCAATACAAAAGCCAGTGTTGCCCATCTTTTTGAACAGTATAATTATTTTCCAGATAGTGAAAAACCATTTAGTACTGGCGGAAAAGCAAATACTTTTATCGGTGCATTTCAGTCTGAAATTTTACTTCAAAAGAAGCTTCGTATAAACGGAAAAGTAGAATATACTTACGTTGATGCCGAAGGTGAAAATGTTGGTGACAATTCTCGAAAAACCTTCGCTGCCGTGGTTTTGTTGAATCATAAACTTTCAGAAAAATTCAACTACGGAATTAATCTTAGACAAGAATTTCTGAATGATTTTGACAATCCACTTCTTTTTTCAGCAGATGCGAAATATAGCTTTTCAAAGAATTATATTCTGCGTTTGAATGGTTCTAAAAATTATCGCATTCCCACTTTCAATGATTTGTATTGGTACGCTGGCGGAAATTTTGAATTAAAGCCAGAAACTTCATATCAGATAGAGCTTGGACAGGAATTTTCAGTTGGAAAATTGAAAGCTGATGTGGCTGCTTATTATATTTCTTCCAAAGATTTAATAAAATGGATTCCTGGAAATGGTGGACTATGGCAACCAGAAAACATTAACAAGACTAGAAACTACGGTGTTGAAGTGACTCTTGATTATAGTTTGAAATTCAGCAAAACACAATCTTTAAGCATTAATGGAAATTACTCATACACCAAAGCTGAAGATTTAGAAAAAGAGAAACAGCTTATTTACGTGCCATTTCACAAAGCTGCTGGCTCAATGAAATATAATCTTAAAAATTTTTCGGCTTATATACAAGGTCTATTTAATGGGGAAGCATATACTACGACTGATAATAGCGAAATTGTGGATAGTTATGCTGTCCTTAATTTTGGGGCACAATATACGCTACCATTTAATCCAAATATAACTTTTGGAGGTAGGCTTAAAAACGTTTTTAATGTATATTATGAAAACGTTGCATACAGACCGATGCCGTCCAGAAACTTTGAAATATTCTTAAACCTTAATATTTAA
- a CDS encoding ABC transporter substrate-binding protein yields the protein MPNFYKIFLSFLLLAAIISCKNEPKKSVETKAASKKEQSIKYAKGFEIKTFEGYKTITLKNPWPGTEKTFKYALVEKNGSLPNNESFDAVVKIPVKRIVVTSTTHIPSLEMLNETEALVGFPNLNYISSEKTRERISEGKITELGRNEDINTEILINLKPDAVIGFAVDGNNSTFATIEKTGIPVLYNSDWTETSPLGKAEWIKFFGALFNKEEEADSIFKLIETEYLSAKKIASEAKKTPTVISGAMYKDVWYMPQGESWGAKFIADANGDYLWKDSKGTGGLSLSLESVLNEGHNAEVWIGPGQFTSLNEMKSADQAYTQFAAFKTGNVYSYSLKKGETGGVIYFELAPNRPDLVLKDLIKILHPELYPNHELYFFDKIQ from the coding sequence ATGCCCAATTTCTATAAAATATTTCTTTCATTCTTATTATTAGCAGCAATTATTTCCTGTAAGAACGAACCAAAAAAGAGTGTAGAAACCAAGGCTGCATCAAAAAAAGAACAGAGTATAAAATACGCGAAAGGCTTTGAAATCAAGACTTTTGAAGGCTACAAAACCATCACCTTAAAAAATCCTTGGCCTGGAACTGAGAAGACTTTTAAATACGCTTTGGTAGAAAAAAATGGTTCACTTCCAAATAATGAAAGTTTTGATGCCGTTGTAAAAATTCCTGTAAAACGAATCGTTGTTACCTCTACTACTCACATTCCTTCTTTGGAAATGCTTAATGAAACCGAGGCTTTAGTGGGATTTCCAAATCTCAATTACATTTCTTCTGAAAAAACGCGTGAAAGAATCTCCGAAGGAAAAATTACTGAGTTGGGAAGAAACGAAGACATAAATACTGAAATCTTAATTAATTTAAAACCAGACGCAGTGATTGGATTCGCAGTTGATGGAAATAATTCAACCTTTGCTACTATTGAAAAAACTGGTATTCCAGTTCTTTACAACTCAGACTGGACGGAAACTTCACCATTGGGAAAAGCGGAGTGGATTAAATTTTTTGGTGCGCTTTTCAATAAAGAAGAAGAAGCTGATAGTATTTTCAAACTGATTGAAACCGAATATCTTTCCGCTAAAAAAATTGCTTCCGAAGCAAAAAAAACCCCAACAGTAATAAGTGGCGCAATGTATAAAGATGTTTGGTATATGCCACAGGGTGAGAGTTGGGGCGCGAAGTTTATTGCAGATGCCAACGGCGATTATCTATGGAAAGATTCAAAAGGAACTGGCGGATTATCTTTAAGCTTAGAATCGGTGCTCAATGAAGGCCACAATGCCGAAGTTTGGATTGGACCAGGACAATTTACAAGCTTAAATGAAATGAAAAGCGCAGACCAAGCCTACACCCAGTTTGCCGCTTTTAAAACTGGAAATGTATATTCCTACAGTTTGAAAAAAGGGGAAACTGGAGGTGTTATTTATTTTGAATTAGCGCCAAACAGACCTGACTTGGTTTTAAAAGACCTTATCAAAATACTTCACCCGGAATTGTATCCAAATCACGAACTTTACTTTTTTGATAAAATTCAGTAA
- a CDS encoding FecCD family ABC transporter permease, whose amino-acid sequence MQTAQTYRIHFSMLFLVLIAAFLVNLSIGSVSIPLKDIFFAFTGNGASKETWQYILIDYRLPKAITAMLAGGGLAISGLLMQTLFRNPLAGPFVLGLSSGASLGVAILILGASAFGGFFGTMLLSQWSLVIASALGSFLVLLAVLAVTFRIKDTMAILIIGLMFGSVTTAVVSVLSYFSNAEQLQQYIFWSFGSLGNQSWQGVLILGICFLAGLILSIFSSKSLNALLLGENYAKSMGLHIKRTTFIIIVATSILAGGITAFVGPIAFVGLAVPHLVRQFFKTSNHLILLPAVLLCGSLLMLICDTVAQLPFSEFTLPINAITSLIGAPVVIWLLVRKRKLFF is encoded by the coding sequence ATGCAAACGGCTCAAACATATCGGATTCATTTCTCGATGCTTTTTCTAGTATTGATTGCCGCATTTTTGGTGAATTTGAGCATTGGCTCTGTTTCCATTCCGTTGAAAGATATATTTTTTGCCTTCACAGGAAACGGCGCATCCAAAGAAACCTGGCAATACATTTTGATAGATTACAGACTCCCAAAAGCAATCACAGCAATGCTTGCTGGTGGCGGATTGGCAATTTCAGGCTTATTGATGCAAACACTTTTTAGAAATCCGCTGGCGGGACCTTTCGTTCTAGGGTTGAGCAGCGGCGCTAGTTTGGGCGTTGCAATTTTAATTTTGGGCGCAAGTGCTTTTGGCGGATTTTTTGGAACGATGCTTTTAAGTCAATGGAGTTTGGTTATCGCTTCTGCATTAGGAAGTTTTTTAGTGTTGCTAGCCGTTTTGGCGGTAACTTTTAGAATAAAAGACACGATGGCGATACTAATCATCGGACTTATGTTTGGAAGCGTAACAACAGCTGTGGTTTCGGTTCTGTCTTATTTCAGCAATGCGGAACAATTGCAACAATACATTTTCTGGTCCTTCGGAAGTTTGGGAAACCAATCCTGGCAAGGTGTTTTGATTTTAGGGATTTGCTTTTTGGCGGGATTGATTTTGAGCATTTTTAGTAGTAAATCATTGAATGCATTACTTTTAGGCGAAAACTATGCGAAAAGTATGGGACTTCACATTAAAAGAACCACTTTTATAATAATCGTAGCAACAAGTATTTTAGCGGGAGGCATTACAGCTTTTGTGGGACCAATCGCCTTTGTTGGCTTGGCCGTGCCGCATTTGGTTCGTCAGTTTTTCAAAACCTCAAACCATTTAATTTTATTACCAGCCGTCCTGCTTTGTGGAAGTTTATTAATGCTAATTTGTGATACCGTGGCCCAATTGCCTTTCAGCGAATTTACGTTGCCAATAAACGCCATTACTTCATTAATTGGCGCTCCCGTTGTAATTTGGCTGTTGGTACGAAAACGAAAACTCTTCTTTTAA
- a CDS encoding ABC transporter ATP-binding protein translates to MALEEKNIILEARNLSVGYSNKKAESVIAEEINFSIEKGELVGLVGANGIGKSTLLRTLTGMQNALNGDVFLKGKNLKEYSSFRLATQLSVVLTEAPASKNLSVLEMISLGRQPYTNWIGSLSETDKKAINFALEATETTTLAHRKCYELSDGQMQRVAIARALAQDTPIIILDEPTTHLDIYHRAYVLKLLKKLASETQKTILFSTHEIDLAIQLTDKMLVMANNENHFDSPCKLIKAGRFDALFPKETIDFDGKTGRFTIRK, encoded by the coding sequence ATGGCTTTAGAAGAAAAAAATATCATTTTAGAAGCTCGAAATCTATCAGTTGGTTATTCGAATAAAAAGGCAGAATCTGTAATTGCAGAAGAAATCAATTTTTCTATTGAAAAAGGTGAGTTAGTTGGGCTCGTAGGTGCAAACGGAATTGGAAAATCTACATTACTAAGAACTTTAACAGGAATGCAAAACGCCTTAAATGGCGACGTGTTTTTGAAAGGAAAGAACTTAAAAGAATATTCATCATTTCGGCTTGCAACGCAGTTAAGCGTGGTTTTAACAGAAGCACCTGCTTCTAAAAATCTTTCGGTTTTAGAAATGATTTCCTTGGGAAGACAGCCTTATACAAATTGGATCGGTTCTCTTTCCGAAACGGACAAAAAAGCGATAAATTTCGCTTTGGAAGCTACTGAAACCACTACCCTCGCCCACCGAAAATGTTATGAATTGAGCGATGGTCAAATGCAGCGAGTTGCCATTGCAAGAGCTTTGGCGCAGGACACGCCAATTATTATTTTAGATGAGCCAACTACGCACTTGGACATTTACCATCGTGCTTATGTCCTGAAATTGCTTAAAAAACTGGCTTCAGAAACACAAAAAACCATTCTATTTTCAACTCACGAAATTGATTTAGCAATTCAGCTTACAGACAAAATGCTTGTCATGGCAAACAATGAAAACCATTTTGATTCGCCCTGTAAATTGATTAAAGCCGGAAGATTCGACGCTCTTTTCCCCAAAGAAACCATCGATTTTGATGGGAAAACGGGACGTTTTACCATAAGAAAATAA